GAGAGAGACATTAGATGGAATAATTGTACCTTTGAATGACGAGTTGAGATAAAATCGTTTATAGGTATTACTAGATAATGCTTATAAAGAACAAGACCGAAGGAATAGATCCCTCGGTCTTTCTTATGTTTAATAATCTTTCATTTTGGTTCTACCGATAACAAACGTGCATAATCTAAACGGGAGCATAGGGCATCAATTAGACCAGGTATAAAATAGTATAGTGAAGTAGAAAATTGTGACGAATATTTGACCAGTAATCACTAATCACGAGATTTTGTGACCAATGAGTTGAACTATGTAATGTCGCTCTAACCCATGATATCATTCGTTTGCAGGAGAAGGTCGGAATTGAACCCATTAGACGCCTCACGGACGTCACACTCGTATTTGATGACCAAATGGAAACAACAGTCTCAAAAAGGGTTCCCATAATCATTGTTATCGGAACTTAGCTTTTTTTTGTACCCATGAAACATTTATTCTAGTAATCTCACTTTGGTCACAAAATGGTCACACACTCCAGAAAATCGGAGGATACAAGCGGAAACTATCAATTAAACACCCGAAAACCCTTGATACAACTGGGTTTTCGGGCACTCCAGGAAACAAACGGAAACGGCTCTATACAAATTGACAGGGTGGGAGGCCGCTGGTTCGAACCCAGTCCGGATCACCATAACAGAACGTTTAAAGCCCTTGATTATCAAGGGCTTTTTTGATGCATACAGATTTGTTTTTTAGATTTATACAGTATCAATTTTTCGAAAGGGGTGAGATTCTGGTGGGAAAAAGCTTCGGGTGGGAGCCTAAACGAATTGGGGGAAGCGGATTTAAGGGACTCTTTTCTCGGGGAAGAGTCGGTGTTTGGTGGTAATTCGATTTCATCTTTCGTAGCGGTAAAACAGCGTTCAGCGATTCAGAAGCATTCTTATCGGCAAAACACAAAACGTGTGCGTAGGTGTTGAAATGGAAATGTCGATAGGATGAGCATCCAGAAAGCAACAGAGTATTCGCTTTTTTATCAGAGCGCTCGTAATTTTGTGTTTGTCATTCTGCTTGGGTATCCAATTTTCGCTTAGCTCTCCATCGTGCCGTACAAGACAAAAGGCTTTCACTCACCGGGAATCCAGGTGGGAGAAGGCCCATTTTGTAAAAGAAAGATAACGACCCTCCACTAGATGGAAGGCCGCAAAGATCGTCACAAGTATTGCTAGAATTAGAGGGAACCGTGGGTATAATCAACCAGGGTCGTAAATTTTACAGCTTCGTTTTCGCGCGCCATAAGATAATGCAGACGGGCATCCGCCATGAGAGCAAGCTGGCCGTCGTCTGTGTAACCGCCGATGGGGCCGTGTGAGATCGCAAGCATCGTTACACCCTCCGGTGAAGTGAAGGGTTCATGGATGGCTCCAGCCGATTCACAGGTATAATAACCGGCATAGCCTTTATCATCACCATCGTCATAATAAAACCCACCTTCGATGATGTACGCTTCGGTATTGTGAAGATGCCAGTGGACGGCTGCTTTCGTGTTTGGATCTACTTTGAGTAACAGGGTAAAATTTCCTGAAACCAGATCGCAGAACAGCAGCTTGAAATAGGTGCCGGGCATGAGCCAATCCGTCCACGGAATCCAGTCGGGATTGACAAAGTCTTTTCTGGTTCCTTTTGGTGTGGTTCCGGGGTTTTTCATCCAGTACAAAGGATGAAACGACGTGGGTTTCAATTGGTTTTCAGACATGCAGATGCTCCCTCCCAAATGTAAAGGTTGTAATCCTTCCCAAAATCGTAATCTAACGATCTTACCTATTTCTTACGGTTCATCACTGTTTTCTTACAGTATCGGGAACGTCTAGATAAGGGTTTTCTTACTGATCTTTCTTATTTGTGGACTGCGTTGTATAATTTTCTGTATTATCAAAAAGTTTTGGGAGGGGAAATCACAATGAAGATTTTCGAGTCCAAGCTGAGTCCCCCAGAGCTGACAAAATGTTTTCCGCGAGAACGACTGTTTCTATTCCTCGACCAACATCTACATAAAACGCTTCTCTCGATTACTTGCGAGGGCGGGTATGGCAAAACAACCCTTATTTCAAGTTATCTAAAGGCTAGGAGCATTTCAGCGGTATGGTACCGTTTGGAAACCTCAGATCGCAATCCTCATACGTTTCTGGCATATCTGACGGCAGGCCTGGGGAAGCATGTGGGCCGAGAGAAGATGCCGGATGCAAATGAAAATAGGACTGCTGCACAGGCGATTGATCAGCTTGTGGCGATGATGGCTGCATGTGAGGAACGCATACTGATCGTTCTTGATGATTA
This is a stretch of genomic DNA from Brevibacillus choshinensis. It encodes these proteins:
- a CDS encoding 2,4'-dihydroxyacetophenone dioxygenase family protein; translated protein: MSENQLKPTSFHPLYWMKNPGTTPKGTRKDFVNPDWIPWTDWLMPGTYFKLLFCDLVSGNFTLLLKVDPNTKAAVHWHLHNTEAYIIEGGFYYDDGDDKGYAGYYTCESAGAIHEPFTSPEGVTMLAISHGPIGGYTDDGQLALMADARLHYLMARENEAVKFTTLVDYTHGSL